GATGCACAAGCGATAGTCGCACCATCTGGTAAAAATTCTCGGTACACACATATGGCAGTCCCAGTTTTGACAAGACAGACTTTGGCGGCACAGAGCTCTAATATTCAAGGAGCATCTGGGGCTTCATATACTTCGTACGGCTGGTATAAATCTTTGCAAGGTGCGCTCGCTAACGCCGGTTTGTAAGGCGTTAGGTAGGCTCGAACCGTGAATCACCTGCGCTCGCATTTTCCCGTGTGGGGCACGGTGGTGGATGTGGATTGTTCATCAGCGAATGTCAGTGGTGACGATTTAAGTAACAGTATGAAAAAAGTAGTTGAGTTTTGTAGATTCGTTGATGAGGATTTTTCTACCTACATCGATGGTTCGTGGGTGTCGCGTTTGCGCCGTGGTAAAACCGTGATTGCGGACTGCCCTGCCGATGTACGGGAGGTGTGGGAACTATGCGAACAGGCCAAATATTTAAGCGATGGAGCATTTGACCCATGGGCGGTGGCAGAGGGTTTTGATCCATCGGGTTTAGTTAAGGGATGGGCGGCTGATATTTGCGCCGATATGTTGGTGGCGGCAGGGGCGCAGCACGTGCAAGTAAATGCTGCTGGGGATTTATCTTTGCGCGGCGGTTGGTTTGATCCGACCGATTCACAGGTTAAGCCATGGAAAATTGGCGTTGTGAATCCCGATAATCGCCAAGAGGTTTTAAAAATATTTGAAATCACCGATGGCGCAATTGCTACATCTGGAACGTATGAGCGTGGAGCGCATATCACCGATCCATATACTGGGATGATCGCTATCGGCGCTAAGTCGGCAACGATTGTCGGTGCTGCGGGATGGCTATGCGATGCGCTGGCTACGGCCGTCATGGTTGCAGGCGAAGATTCCGCGCACTGGTTTACTCAAAGCGAGTTAGCTGGTTATCACGTCTGGGTCATTGATCGCCATGAAAATACTTCATGGAGCATCTAGTGGCACTGACGTATAAAGTACGGCTCGTGATAATTAACTCTGCCGCTAAGGAATGCACTGCATGAAGAGAGTTGGATTCGTAACTGCAGCGCTCTTTGGTATAGCAACTCTCGGGTTAACACCTGCATTTGCAGTAGATGAGCGAGTTATAGATATCGTTTCAGTAAGTTGGGCCGGGGCAGCTCCATTGCCTTCAGATGTTAAAGCTTTAGAGATCTTAGTTAACACTAAAGTCAACGCGAGCTGGAAATCATTTACAACGCTCAATGGAGATACCCGAGACCGCGCTATCTCCTTTGTCGCCGGAAAGGTTTTGGCCGAGCCGATTATCTTGAACTCGAAAATGGCGTGCGTAGGCACGGCATCGATGATTTTCATGAACTCTATGCGCAATGAGGCATATAGGCGTTTAGGTATCAGCGACGATAGCAACCGTTACTTAATAATCACAGCGCCAAAAGCGGGCTGCATCTGGTCAGGGCGTGCCCAACTAGGGACTCCACAATCAACGAGCGGGACCTTAGTTCTACACGATACCGATGACTCGTTCGTGATTGTCCACGAACTAGGACACACCTTTGGTTTGGGCCACACTAATTTTTTACGTTGTAGCGATGGCAAAAAAGATGGTGCATGGGGTGAAACATGTAAGGCAGTGGAATACGGCGGGGTAATTGATGTCATGGGTAACGTAGATACAAAATCACCGCTCAATACTTATCATCAATGGCGAATTGGTTTACTTGATGAATCACAAGTTAAACAAGTGTGGCAAACTCAAACACTGACGCTTGCTCCTTCGGATTTTGCAAATGGCTTACGCGCCATTTATGTTCGCGATGGTTCAGCGGCTTATTGGGTTGAATATCGCAGAACTCTTAACGGTGTCGGTTATAAACCTGGGTTAGTAATATTTCGAATTGATCCGCCACCAATTTCCTCGGTGGTATCTGCCAACCCAGAGGATGCGAGCGCAAGTGAGTTTGAAGATGGCATAAGCACTGATCTGTGGATGCTCAACCTCGATTCATACCGATACTTGAACGCATTTTCAAGTGGCGGTTCTATGACTGCGCTATCGGCAACAACTTATTCGGGAAATTTA
Above is a window of Candidatus Planktophila sp. DNA encoding:
- a CDS encoding FAD:protein FMN transferase — its product is MKKVVEFCRFVDEDFSTYIDGSWVSRLRRGKTVIADCPADVREVWELCEQAKYLSDGAFDPWAVAEGFDPSGLVKGWAADICADMLVAAGAQHVQVNAAGDLSLRGGWFDPTDSQVKPWKIGVVNPDNRQEVLKIFEITDGAIATSGTYERGAHITDPYTGMIAIGAKSATIVGAAGWLCDALATAVMVAGEDSAHWFTQSELAGYHVWVIDRHENTSWSI